TCGTCGACGACGAGGCCCCGGCCCGGGAGATGGTCGGGGATTACCTCAAGATGCACGGCTTCACCGTGACGCTGTGCGACGGCGGCAAGTCCTTACGCGCCGCGATCGACGGCGGCATGCCCGACCTCGTCGTGCTCGATCTCAACATGCCCGAGGAAGACGGCCTCTCGATCATCCGCGACCTCAAGAGCCGCATCAACGTGCCCGTAATCATGCTGACGGCGACCGCGAGCCCGATCGACCGCGTCGTCGGGCTCGAGCTCGGTGCCGACGATTACGTGGCAAAGCCGTGCGAGCTGCGCGAATTGATGGCGCGCATCCGTTCGGTGCTGCGGCGGAGCGTGCCGGCCAAGGCTGCCGCACCGGACGCTGCTGCTGCGAAATCCGAAAAGGACCAATTGGTGCGCTTCGGCACCAAATGGCTCGATCTCGAAGCGCAGGCCTTGCGCGACGACGAGGGCAACGAGCATCCGCTGACCGCATCGGAGTTCGGGCTGCTAAAAGTGTTCGCGGCCAAT
This genomic stretch from Bradyrhizobium sp. CCGB12 harbors:
- a CDS encoding response regulator, whose product is MTQSQHIMIVDDEAPAREMVGDYLKMHGFTVTLCDGGKSLRAAIDGGMPDLVVLDLNMPEEDGLSIIRDLKSRINVPVIMLTATASPIDRVVGLELGADDYVAKPCELRELMARIRSVLRRSVPAKAAAPDAAAAKSEKDQLVRFGTKWLDLEAQALRDDEGNEHPLTASEFGLLKVFAANPKRVLSRERLLELANARDAEAFDRAVDLRIMRIRRKIEPDPAKPAVIRTIRGGGYLFSPAGEKA